In one Halorubrum sp. CBA1229 genomic region, the following are encoded:
- a CDS encoding molybdopterin-dependent oxidoreductase → MTDTTDTTGESTRDEAGTARRDFLKGVGAAAAVGATGLGSAQDLTEMNTLDVVDDPIGNYPYRDWEDLYREEWDWDGKARSTHSVNCTGSCSWQVYTRNGQVWREEQAGDYPRFDESLPDPNPRGCQKGACFTDYVNADQRVTHPLRRTGERGEGKWERISWDEALTEIAEEVIDAVEDGEYDAISGFTPIPAMSPVSFASGSRLVNLLGGVSHSFYDWYSDLPPGQPITWGTQTENAESADWYNADYIIAWGSNINVTRIPDAKYFLEAGYDGAKRVGIFTDYSQTAIHCDEWIGPEPGSDTALALGMARTIVDEGLYDEAHLKEQTDMPLLVREDTGKFLRASEVSGLSVDADRPEKVFVMQDADGTLRTAPGSLGERDGQHDHSLSIELDFDPDLDAERTVQTTDGAVETRTVWLNLRDELSEYTPEVVNEITGVGRQTHQKIAREFAEVDRAKIIHGKGVNDWYHNDLGNRAIQLLVTLTGNLGRQGTGLDHYVGQEKIWTFNGWKQLSFPTGSVRGVPTTLWTYYHAGIMENTDPETAAKIRESIDKGWMPLYPSERDDGSRPDPRLMFVWRGNYFNQAKGNIAVEEELWPKLDLVVDINFRMDSTALNSDIVLPTASHYEKHDLSVTDMHTYVHPFTPAVEPLGESKTDWQIFRELAAKIQELAEQRGTEPVSDRKFDREIDLQSVHDDYTRDWIDNEPGALAEDKAAAEFILENSEESNPEGADEQLTFDDIEAQPRRLLETGDHWSSDIEEGQAYSPWKDYVQDKNPWPTFTGRQQYYIDHDWFLELDEQLPTHKDGPVLQEKSEYPLSYNTPHSRWSIHSTWRDDSKMLRLQRGEPTVYLNPEDAEERGIEDGDTVRVYNDLDSVEVQAKIYPSGEPGTVRHFFSWERFQYPDRNNFNSLVPMYMKPTQLVQYPEDTGEHLHFFPNYWGPTGVNSDVRIEVEPVGEEPASLDAGPLGASATGSESSGSGSESTDSGSTSRGALGRVSDLLGGDGP, encoded by the coding sequence ATGACTGACACGACAGACACGACGGGCGAATCGACACGCGACGAGGCCGGCACCGCGCGCCGCGACTTCCTGAAGGGAGTCGGAGCGGCGGCCGCCGTCGGCGCCACCGGGCTGGGATCCGCGCAGGATCTCACCGAGATGAACACACTGGATGTGGTCGACGACCCGATCGGTAACTACCCGTACCGCGACTGGGAGGACCTCTACCGCGAGGAGTGGGACTGGGACGGCAAGGCCCGTTCGACGCACAGCGTCAACTGCACGGGCAGCTGCTCGTGGCAGGTGTACACGCGGAACGGGCAGGTGTGGCGCGAGGAGCAGGCCGGCGACTACCCCCGCTTCGACGAGTCGCTTCCCGACCCGAACCCGCGCGGCTGTCAGAAGGGGGCGTGCTTCACCGACTACGTGAACGCCGACCAGCGCGTCACGCACCCGCTCCGCCGGACCGGCGAGCGGGGAGAGGGTAAGTGGGAGCGGATCTCCTGGGACGAGGCGCTCACCGAGATCGCCGAGGAGGTCATCGACGCCGTCGAGGACGGGGAGTACGACGCGATCAGCGGCTTCACGCCGATCCCGGCGATGAGCCCCGTCTCGTTCGCCTCGGGGAGCCGCCTCGTCAACCTGCTCGGCGGCGTCAGCCACTCCTTCTACGACTGGTACTCCGACCTCCCGCCGGGCCAGCCGATCACGTGGGGGACCCAGACCGAGAACGCCGAGAGCGCGGACTGGTACAACGCCGACTACATCATCGCGTGGGGCTCGAACATCAACGTCACCCGGATCCCGGACGCGAAGTACTTCCTCGAGGCGGGGTACGACGGCGCCAAGCGCGTCGGGATCTTCACCGACTACAGCCAGACGGCGATCCACTGCGACGAGTGGATCGGCCCGGAGCCCGGCAGCGACACCGCGCTCGCGCTCGGGATGGCCCGCACCATCGTCGACGAGGGGCTGTACGACGAGGCGCATTTAAAAGAGCAGACGGACATGCCGCTGCTCGTCCGCGAGGACACCGGGAAGTTCCTCCGCGCGAGCGAGGTGTCCGGGCTGAGCGTCGACGCCGACCGCCCGGAGAAGGTGTTCGTCATGCAGGACGCCGACGGCACCCTCCGGACGGCGCCGGGCTCGCTCGGCGAGCGGGACGGACAGCACGACCACTCACTGAGCATCGAGCTCGACTTCGACCCCGACCTCGACGCCGAGCGCACGGTTCAGACGACCGACGGCGCGGTCGAGACCCGCACCGTCTGGCTGAACCTCCGCGACGAGCTGTCGGAGTACACTCCCGAGGTGGTCAACGAGATCACCGGCGTCGGGAGGCAGACACACCAGAAGATCGCCCGCGAGTTCGCCGAGGTCGACCGCGCGAAGATCATCCACGGGAAGGGGGTCAACGACTGGTACCACAACGACCTCGGGAACCGCGCGATCCAGCTGCTCGTCACGCTCACCGGGAACCTCGGCCGACAGGGGACCGGCCTCGACCACTACGTGGGTCAGGAGAAGATATGGACGTTCAACGGCTGGAAGCAGCTCTCCTTCCCGACCGGAAGCGTTCGCGGCGTCCCGACGACGCTGTGGACGTACTACCACGCCGGGATCATGGAGAACACGGACCCGGAGACGGCCGCGAAAATCCGGGAGTCGATCGATAAGGGGTGGATGCCGCTGTACCCGAGCGAGCGCGACGACGGCAGCCGTCCGGACCCCAGACTCATGTTCGTCTGGCGCGGGAACTACTTCAACCAGGCCAAGGGGAACATCGCCGTCGAGGAGGAGCTGTGGCCGAAGCTCGACCTGGTCGTCGACATCAACTTCCGGATGGACTCGACGGCGCTCAACAGCGATATCGTCCTTCCGACGGCGAGCCACTACGAGAAGCACGACCTGTCGGTGACGGACATGCACACGTACGTCCACCCGTTCACGCCGGCGGTCGAGCCGCTGGGCGAGTCGAAGACGGACTGGCAGATCTTCCGCGAGCTCGCCGCGAAGATCCAGGAGCTCGCCGAGCAGCGCGGCACGGAGCCGGTGTCGGACCGGAAGTTCGACCGCGAGATCGACCTCCAGTCCGTTCACGACGACTACACGCGCGATTGGATCGACAACGAGCCCGGCGCGCTGGCCGAGGACAAGGCGGCCGCGGAGTTCATTCTCGAGAACTCCGAGGAGTCGAACCCGGAGGGCGCCGACGAGCAGCTCACGTTCGACGACATCGAAGCGCAGCCGCGTCGCCTCCTCGAGACGGGCGACCACTGGTCGTCGGACATCGAGGAGGGCCAGGCGTACTCGCCGTGGAAAGACTACGTGCAGGACAAGAACCCGTGGCCGACGTTCACCGGACGCCAGCAGTATTACATCGACCACGACTGGTTCTTAGAGCTCGACGAGCAGCTCCCCACGCACAAAGACGGGCCGGTGCTCCAGGAGAAGTCGGAGTACCCGCTGAGCTACAACACGCCGCACAGCCGCTGGTCGATCCACTCGACGTGGCGCGACGACAGCAAGATGCTCCGGCTGCAGCGCGGCGAGCCGACCGTCTACCTCAACCCCGAGGACGCCGAGGAACGCGGGATCGAGGACGGCGACACCGTGCGGGTGTACAACGACCTCGACTCGGTCGAGGTGCAGGCGAAGATCTACCCGAGCGGGGAGCCCGGCACCGTCCGGCACTTCTTCAGCTGGGAGCGGTTCCAGTACCCCGACCGCAACAACTTCAACTCGCTCGTGCCGATGTACATGAAGCCGACCCAGCTCGTCCAGTATCCCGAGGACACGGGCGAGCACCTCCACTTTTTCCCGAACTACTGGGGCCCGACCGGGGTGAACAGCGACGTCCGGATCGAGGTCGAGCCGGTCGGGGAGGAGCCGGCGTCGCTCGACGCCGGCCCGCTCGGGGCGTCGGCGACGGGGTCTGAGTCGTCCGGTTCGGGGTCGGAGTCGACCGATTCGGGGTCGACGTCGCGCGGCGCGTTGGGTCGCGTCTCGGACCTGCTCGGAGGTGACGGCCCATGA
- a CDS encoding cytochrome bc complex cytochrome b subunit, which translates to MSRIDAAVDRAESAYDWADSRLGLGEGSDFLGKAFPAEDSFLLGEVALFCFGILVATGTFLAFFYEPSTTAVEYSGSVVQYQGQELPAAFTSVLYITYDVPFGMFLRRMHHWAAHLFVASIALHMLRVFFTGAYRNPREPNWLVGTGLAGLAMFAAYTGYSLPYDEFASTAVGIGYNVAASIPIVGDPLASIVFGGQFPTSATIPRLFFLHVFLIPAAIGGLIAVHMAILVRQKHTEAQRDGDVAAPGAGDGTPHATGEAPSGSGGPETTDGGARLIDRDDDSVVIGLPAFPNQAAVSAVVFFLTMAVLSLLAGLLPVHNIAQYGPNDPASTPSLVMPDWFLMWGYGFLKLTPSWMSFDVLGIHVSSEFVGGLLLPSLVFVAVAVWPFIDRAEEPEHFTRNYLDRPFPTAVGIVGVTLVMIASIAGMDVILAEILGTSTAALRPYLIAAIVLVPAAAGTLTYAVLGGFGDDSEGGPPSGDDEGPPEPSRDDSPTRTGGSDDD; encoded by the coding sequence ATGTCCCGGATCGACGCGGCGGTCGATCGGGCCGAGTCCGCGTACGACTGGGCCGACTCGCGCCTGGGTCTGGGGGAGGGGAGCGACTTCCTCGGGAAGGCGTTCCCCGCGGAGGACTCCTTCCTCCTCGGCGAGGTCGCGCTGTTCTGTTTCGGGATCCTCGTCGCGACTGGAACGTTCCTCGCGTTCTTCTACGAACCGAGCACGACCGCCGTCGAGTACAGCGGGAGCGTCGTGCAGTACCAGGGGCAGGAGCTGCCGGCGGCGTTCACGAGCGTCCTCTACATCACCTACGACGTGCCGTTCGGGATGTTCCTGCGGCGCATGCATCACTGGGCGGCACATCTGTTCGTCGCTTCGATCGCCTTGCACATGCTCCGCGTCTTCTTCACCGGCGCGTACCGGAACCCGCGCGAGCCGAACTGGCTCGTCGGGACCGGCCTCGCCGGGCTGGCGATGTTCGCGGCCTACACCGGCTACTCGCTCCCGTACGACGAGTTCGCGAGCACGGCGGTCGGCATCGGCTACAACGTCGCCGCCTCGATCCCGATCGTCGGCGACCCGCTCGCGAGCATCGTCTTCGGCGGTCAGTTCCCGACGAGCGCGACGATCCCGCGGCTGTTCTTCCTGCACGTCTTCCTCATCCCGGCCGCGATCGGAGGGCTCATCGCCGTCCACATGGCGATCCTCGTCCGACAGAAGCACACCGAGGCGCAGCGCGACGGGGACGTGGCCGCCCCGGGAGCGGGGGACGGCACCCCGCACGCGACCGGGGAAGCGCCGAGCGGGAGCGGAGGGCCCGAAACGACCGACGGGGGCGCCCGTCTCATCGACCGCGACGACGACAGCGTCGTGATCGGGCTGCCGGCGTTCCCGAATCAGGCCGCGGTGAGCGCGGTCGTGTTCTTCCTCACGATGGCCGTGCTCTCGCTGCTCGCCGGGCTGCTCCCCGTTCACAACATCGCTCAATACGGACCGAACGACCCGGCGTCGACGCCGTCGCTCGTCATGCCGGACTGGTTCCTGATGTGGGGGTACGGGTTCCTGAAGCTCACCCCCTCGTGGATGAGCTTCGACGTGCTCGGGATCCACGTCAGTTCGGAGTTCGTGGGCGGGCTGCTCCTCCCGAGTCTGGTGTTCGTCGCCGTGGCGGTCTGGCCGTTCATCGACCGCGCGGAGGAGCCGGAGCACTTCACGCGGAACTACCTCGACCGACCGTTCCCGACCGCGGTCGGCATCGTCGGCGTCACGCTCGTCATGATCGCGTCTATCGCCGGCATGGACGTGATCCTCGCCGAGATCCTCGGCACGTCGACGGCCGCGCTCCGTCCCTACCTGATCGCCGCGATCGTGCTCGTTCCCGCCGCGGCCGGCACCCTCACCTACGCCGTCCTCGGCGGCTTCGGGGACGACTCGGAGGGGGGCCCGCCCTCGGGGGACGACGAGGGACCGCCGGAACCGAGCCGCGACGACTCGCCGACGCGAACGGGGGGGTCGGACGATGACTGA
- a CDS encoding Rieske (2Fe-2S) protein, giving the protein MGDDAPDTRPTGDGIDAPPSAGPREREAPGGRTDVDASDADASDASDAEGELCDACPENDGGPAVDPSIFRPFWKDARAELKRRDYAKVLATVGGITAVGSLAAPVAGLTRVFERKYQGPVYEAGIPLVDEAGERIAEDRIAPGEQLTVFPEPRPGVEDAPTLLVRFEESAYGDQVRDEYTVGGYAAFSKVCTHAGCMVADRDGDVLVCPCHSGRFDPVTGAQVVGGPPPRALPQLPITLSGDGYLVATGDFQGPVGPGGE; this is encoded by the coding sequence ATGGGAGACGACGCACCCGACACACGACCGACGGGAGACGGAATCGACGCCCCGCCGAGCGCCGGCCCTCGCGAGCGCGAGGCGCCCGGCGGGCGTACCGATGTCGACGCGTCCGACGCCGACGCTTCCGACGCGTCCGACGCCGAGGGAGAACTGTGCGACGCCTGCCCGGAGAACGACGGCGGGCCCGCCGTCGACCCGAGTATCTTCCGGCCGTTCTGGAAGGACGCGCGCGCCGAACTCAAGCGCCGCGACTACGCGAAGGTCCTCGCGACGGTCGGCGGGATCACGGCGGTCGGAAGCCTCGCCGCGCCCGTCGCGGGGCTCACGCGGGTGTTCGAGCGCAAGTATCAGGGCCCGGTGTACGAGGCGGGGATCCCCCTCGTCGACGAGGCGGGCGAGCGGATCGCGGAGGACCGCATCGCCCCCGGCGAACAGCTCACGGTATTCCCGGAGCCGCGCCCGGGGGTAGAGGACGCCCCGACGCTGCTCGTGCGCTTCGAGGAGTCGGCGTATGGCGACCAGGTGCGCGACGAGTACACCGTCGGCGGGTACGCCGCGTTCTCGAAAGTGTGCACCCACGCCGGCTGCATGGTCGCCGACCGCGACGGCGACGTGCTCGTCTGTCCGTGCCACTCCGGGCGGTTCGACCCGGTGACGGGCGCGCAGGTCGTCGGGGGGCCGCCGCCGCGAGCGCTGCCGCAGCTCCCGATCACGCTCTCGGGCGACGGCTACCTCGTCGCGACCGGGGACTTCCAGGGGCCGGTCGGCCCCGGGGGGGAGTGA